ccatcctgctcccagcaggtaATGGGAGAGCTGGGGCCATGGTACAGGTCCCCAGGGTGGGAGATGGAGCCCCTGTGGCACAGAGGAGGCCAATGATCACCTGCACCCACCAGGCACCCAGGGGAGCCGGATCATCGGGGGGAAGGCAGCAGTGCCCCACTCCCGGCCCTTCATCGCCTCCATCCAGATGGACGGGGAGCACGTCTGCGGGGGCTTTCTTGTGTGGCCCAAGTGGGTGATGACAGCTGCCCACTGCCTCATTCCCAGGTGAGCCCTGTCACCCCTGAACATCGTGTGACCCCTTCTACCTGATACCCCTGTCCCAGGGGGTTACACAGTCCTGGAGCTGCCCCCTCCCACCTGTGCTCCCCCTCGAGCCCCCCCCGGCCATTCCCCCTCCCCGATGGCCCCCAGCCTCGGCAGCACCTGCTCAGGCCccccctggctgcaggagcagcccctcGGTGCGTGTGGTGCTGGGCGCCCACCGGCTGGAGGAGCCCGAGGCGTCCCAGCAGGTCTTCAGCGTGGTTGAGTCCATCGCCCACCCGCGCTACAACCCCCGCGCGGTGGACAACGACATCCGCCTGCTCCGGGTGAGTCTGGCGTGCCACTGTCCCGCCACTGGGCACCCAGCGGCCAGGCAGGGGAGTGCCCCGTGGCCGGGACACGGGAGGGAGGGGGGGTGCCCCACGCGGGGCCGAGCCGACACTAGATGTCAGTGCTTCTCCGGAGAAGACAGACCGCGCCGTGGGTGCGATGGAGGCACCAAGGACACTGACTCTGTCCGGGTCAGTGACTCCCAAGCAGCCAGTCTTTAGAGCAGACTGGGACCAGTGCAGAAGGACTGGCGGGGGGGCCCAGCCTCTGaagagggaagggcagggctgggggggatcAGCAGGATGAGtcagctggggcaggcaggCTATGGGGTGGAGAGGGTCCCAGGCAGGAATAGCTGGAGGGCTCTGCCCAGCAGCAAAGCCGTCCGTGCCCCGTCCACCCACCCAGCTGAACGGGTCGGCCAAACTGAACGAGTACGTGAAGCGGATCCGTCTGCCTTCGCCACACACCGACCTGCAGCCCGGCACCGTCTGCTGCGTggtgggctggggggacacCTCCAACTATGGCAACCAGCCCGCTGAGCTGATGGAGACCAACACCACCATCGTCAAGCGGAGCCTCTGCCGGACGCTGTGGAGGGGCAAGGTCTCGGCCAACATGCTGTGCGGGGCCAGCCCCAACGCCACCCTGCAGGGCGTCTGCACCGTGAGTgcacccccggccccgggccccACTGCCCCCACTGGGACACCCACTAGTCTCCCTCCAACCTCCTCATTTTGCAGGGTGACTCTGGGGGACCCCTGATCTTCAAGAAAAAGGTTTATGGCATCGTCTCATTCTCTGGGAAGAGATGTGGGGACCGCCGGTTCCCCGACATCTACACCAAGATCTCCAACTACATTGGCTGGGTGCATCGCACCGTGCGAGGGCCCCGCCAGCGGAGGGGGAGGCCGAAGCCCTAACATGGCTGGGAGGGGGTCCTGGGGGCgggctgtggggagaggggCTGAGATGTCTCccaagaggggagaaaagggccAGAACTCCCACATCCTCCAGCTCTGGTGGGGGCTGGGAGCTGATGCTCAGGGTTCCTTGACCCAGGACTCTGCCCATTGGTGAGGggtgtcacatcctcctcaggCTGTAGCAGAAGCCCCAGCACCTCACGCAGCCTCTTGTGGCAGcaacattttccttcttcaataaactcccatcccactgcttcCATCTGTACCCTGGTCCCCCCGACTTGTCCTGGGTGTGGGCGGATGGAGCAGGGGGTGCAGGAGGAAGAAGGGGAATGTGGCCCCTGCTCAGGACCAGGCCCTGCCCCAGAGGAGCCAGGATCTGCAGCCAGGTGCtgccaccccagctgccttcCCGTCAGGGGTGGggctccccatcccatcccatcccatcccatcccatcccatcccatcccatcccatcccatcccatcccatcccatcccgcctcatcttgttccatcccatcccacaccacacccttcctgctgctctACAGGACCCCCCAAACAGGGGAACCACAGACACCCCCGGGGTCAGGCGGGCTCCCAGCTGCGCTGGCGGAGCCCACAGGGATCCGTCGGGAGCCTCACCCACCTCCCCACCCACAGACGGGCGCTCACCCCGTGGCAGCTGGGTGCCCACAGTGGCCAGGGGACatgtgctgagctgctgctgggtcTCAGCTGAGACACGTGTGGCTCTGCCCGGCGTCGTCTCGGAGAACAGACTCAGACATTCCCTGCTTCTGGCTGTTTGTTTTATCTGCAGATTGCTGGCaccctgtggctgctgcagggccttGCACAGGGTCAGGGGACACGAGCTGCGGTCACCAgtggccctggggacacccagTAGAGGACAgacccctgccaggctgccaaCATCCAAGGAAGCCCCAAATCCCAGGGGGGTGCTGGCAGAGGCAGTGTGGGGCAGAGATCCCCTGGAATGCCGGGACAGGGCTGCCAGCCCCGGGGCTTCCACACACTGCCAGGGAGCCTGGAGAGCCGGCGCCTGTCCCAGCTTGTCCCAGACCACCCAAAAACTGGTGGGAAGGTGGCTCCTGACTCACAGCCATGTTTTGGAGGCTGAAATCTCCCGCTCATCACAGGAGCCGCTGTTGCTGCCGCAGCCCGTGCCCGCGGGCTCGGCACGGGGCCACGCACCAGCCGCTCCCGGGGCCAAACCCCGCGGCGGGACAGGCGGGACAGGGAGCTGCCGTGGGCAGGAAGCGCTGCGGGCAGGCCGTGCAGGAACCCAGGCCACACACCACCGTGTGCAGCAGCGCTGGCATCCAGAAGGGCGTGGGCAGCGTTCTGGGAACTCCCGTACACCCATCCCCA
The window above is part of the Pseudopipra pipra isolate bDixPip1 chromosome 27, bDixPip1.hap1, whole genome shotgun sequence genome. Proteins encoded here:
- the PRSS57 gene encoding serine protease 57, with the translated sequence MIMAGLFILSLGGSILLPAGTQGSRIIGGKAAVPHSRPFIASIQMDGEHVCGGFLVWPKWVMTAAHCLIPRSSPSVRVVLGAHRLEEPEASQQVFSVVESIAHPRYNPRAVDNDIRLLRLNGSAKLNEYVKRIRLPSPHTDLQPGTVCCVVGWGDTSNYGNQPAELMETNTTIVKRSLCRTLWRGKVSANMLCGASPNATLQGVCTGDSGGPLIFKKKVYGIVSFSGKRCGDRRFPDIYTKISNYIGWVHRTVRGPRQRRGRPKP